In Streptomyces sp. NBC_01381, the sequence CAGCCCGGTCAGATAGCCGAAGCCGGGCGCGAACCCGCAGAAGGCGACGCGGAATTCGGCCGCCGAGTGGATCCGTGCGACCTCCTCGGGCGGCACACCCCAGTGCGTCGCCACCTCCGCCAGGTCGGGGCCGTCGTAGCGGACCGGGATCTCCAGGACCGCCTCGTCGCGCGCCGAGAGCGGCGGGATCTCCAGACCGGCGAGCTCCGCCCCGACGCGGCCGGGGTCGTCAAGGCCGTCCAGGAGCACCGTGCGGGCCGCGGGCACGAGTTCGCGCACCCGGATGAGTCCCGCGGCCCTGCGGCGCAGCAGCTCGGCGTGGAGCGCCTGCGCCTCGGCCCCGTCGGCGAGTTCGACGAGCAGCGCCCGGCCGCCGACCGGAAGCACCCTCACGCGAACGCCTCGACGCCGACGCCCGCC encodes:
- a CDS encoding allophanate hydrolase subunit 1, with the translated sequence MRVLPVGGRALLVELADGAEAQALHAELLRRRAAGLIRVRELVPAARTVLLDGLDDPGRVGAELAGLEIPPLSARDEAVLEIPVRYDGPDLAEVATHWGVPPEEVARIHSAAEFRVAFCGFAPGFGYLTGLPGHYEVPRRATPRTTVPAGSVALAGPYTGVYPRPSPGGWQLIGSTDAVLWDHARVPAALLAPGVRVRFVPEAR